The DNA window CTTCGAAGGCGTGACCGGCAAGGTCGCCTTCGACCAGTACGGCGACACCACCAACAAGCAGCTCACGGTCTACAAGGTCGAGGGCGGCAAGTGGATCGACGTCAAGAGCGACACCTTCAACGAGTAATCCCCCCGTCCCGCTAGCCGGGACCCCGGACCGGTCCACACCGACGGCCCGACCCCCTCAAAAAGAACCAGCCGCGCGAGGGCGCAAACAGCGCCCTCGCGCGGAGTCTTATCCGACACGCTCATCGGAGGCCCTGCGGTGCACGAACTGCCGCAACAGCTGGCCAACGGCCTTGCCCTCGGTGCCCTTTATGGCCTCATAGCCATCGGGTACACCATGGTCTACGGCATCGTCCAGCTCATCAACTTCGCCCACGGCGAGATCTTCATGATCGGCGGCTTCGGCGCGCTCACCGCCTACGCCGTCCTCCCGACCGGCACCTCCCTGCTGATCGCGATACCCATCATGATCGTCGGAGGCGCGCTCGCCTCGGTCCTCGTCGCCACCGCAGCCGAACGCTTCGCCTACCGCCCCCTGCGCAGCGCCCCACGGCTCGCCCCGCTCATCACCGCAATCGGCCTCTCGATCGCGCTCCAGCAGCTCGTCTGGCAGTTCTACCCGGACGCCAAGAAGGCAGTCAGCTTCCCTGAGTTCAAGGGCGCCGCCTTCAAGATCACCGACAGCCTGGCCATCCAGCGCGCGGACCTCTTCGTCCTCGTCCTCGCCCCGCTCTGCATGCTCGCCCTCGGCGTCTTCGTCTCCAAGAGCCGCAGCGGCCGCGCCATGCAGGCCACCGCCCAGGACCCCGACACCGCCAAGCTCATGGGCATCAACACCGACCGCATCATCGTCATGGCCTTCGCCATCGGTGCCGCGTTC is part of the Streptomyces subrutilus genome and encodes:
- a CDS encoding branched-chain amino acid ABC transporter permease, which encodes MHELPQQLANGLALGALYGLIAIGYTMVYGIVQLINFAHGEIFMIGGFGALTAYAVLPTGTSLLIAIPIMIVGGALASVLVATAAERFAYRPLRSAPRLAPLITAIGLSIALQQLVWQFYPDAKKAVSFPEFKGAAFKITDSLAIQRADLFVLVLAPLCMLALGVFVSKSRSGRAMQATAQDPDTAKLMGINTDRIIVMAFAIGAAFAAVAAVAYGLDKGQINFEMGFILGLKAFTAAVLGGIGNIYGAMVGGVVLGLAEALSIAYIEEIPGMQQLGGGAWSNVWAFVLLIVVLLVRPQGLLGERVADRA